In a genomic window of Streptomyces koelreuteriae:
- the qcrC gene encoding cytochrome bc1 complex diheme cytochrome c subunit, translating to MKKLSARRRHPLAALVVLLLALACTGGLYAVFAPTSPAKADETAQSLTIEEGKKLYSVGCASCHGTGGQGTSDGPSLVGVGAASVDFQVGTGRMPAATSQGPQVPKKKNIYSQAEIDQLAAYIASLGAGPSVPTEEQYGPEGADIAKGGELFRTNCAQCHNFTGKGGALTHGKYAPTLEGVSAKHIYEAMQTGPQNMPSFPDTTLSEKNKKDIIAYLDAVNSDQTESPGGLELGGLGPVSEGLFGWIFGLGGLIAVAVWVAARTAKAKKS from the coding sequence GGGGGGCTGTATGCCGTGTTCGCACCGACGAGCCCGGCGAAGGCCGACGAAACCGCCCAGTCCCTCACCATCGAGGAGGGCAAGAAGCTCTACTCGGTCGGCTGCGCCAGTTGCCACGGCACCGGCGGTCAGGGCACCTCCGACGGGCCGAGCCTGGTGGGTGTGGGCGCGGCATCGGTCGACTTCCAGGTGGGCACGGGCCGTATGCCGGCCGCCACCTCGCAGGGCCCGCAGGTCCCGAAGAAGAAGAACATCTACTCGCAGGCCGAGATCGACCAGCTCGCGGCGTACATCGCCTCGCTGGGTGCCGGTCCGTCCGTTCCGACGGAGGAGCAGTACGGCCCCGAGGGCGCCGACATCGCCAAGGGCGGTGAGCTGTTCCGCACCAACTGCGCGCAGTGCCACAACTTCACCGGCAAGGGCGGCGCGCTGACGCACGGCAAGTACGCGCCGACCCTCGAGGGCGTCTCCGCGAAGCACATCTACGAGGCCATGCAGACCGGCCCGCAGAACATGCCGTCCTTCCCCGACACCACGCTGTCGGAGAAGAACAAGAAGGACATCATCGCTTACCTCGACGCGGTCAACAGCGACCAGACCGAGAGCCCCGGCGGCCTCGAGCTCGGCGGCCTCGGGCCGGTCAGCGAGGGCCTGTTCGGCTGGATCTTCGGTCTCGGCGGACTGATCGCCGTCGCCGTGTGGGTCGCCGCCCGGACCGCAAAGGCCAAGAAGTCATGA
- the qcrA gene encoding cytochrome bc1 complex Rieske iron-sulfur subunit has product MSSQDIPEENLPAEHAGRDEHGHDAVSVPDDKHPFADPGLPPHEHRIQDIDERAARRSERTVALLFTVSMLATVAFIAAFVAIPVDKSVFIFPLGHISALNFALGMTLGIALFCIGAGAVHWARTLMSDVEVADERHAIAATPEVREKVFADFKQGAKESALGRRKLIRNTMLGALTLVPLSGVVLLRDLGPLPGTKLRHTLWSKGKLLVNMNTDEPLRPSDVAVGSLTFAKPEGLEEHDHDFQNEIAKAALMIVRIQPENIKDKRELEWSHEGIVAYSKICTHVGCPISLYEQQTHHVLCPCHQSTFDLSDGARVIFGPAGHALPQLRIGVNDEGYLEALGDFDEPVGPAFWERG; this is encoded by the coding sequence ATGAGTAGCCAAGACATTCCAGAAGAGAACCTGCCCGCCGAGCACGCGGGACGTGACGAGCACGGGCACGACGCGGTGAGCGTCCCGGACGACAAGCACCCCTTCGCCGACCCGGGCCTGCCTCCCCACGAGCACCGGATCCAGGACATCGACGAGCGGGCCGCCAGGCGGTCCGAGCGTACGGTCGCCCTGCTGTTCACGGTGTCGATGCTGGCCACCGTCGCCTTCATCGCCGCGTTCGTGGCGATCCCGGTCGACAAGTCGGTCTTCATCTTCCCGCTGGGTCACATCAGCGCGCTGAACTTCGCGCTGGGCATGACGCTCGGCATCGCGCTGTTCTGCATCGGCGCGGGCGCCGTCCACTGGGCGCGCACCCTGATGTCCGACGTGGAGGTCGCCGACGAGCGGCACGCGATCGCGGCGACGCCCGAGGTCCGCGAGAAGGTCTTCGCGGACTTCAAGCAGGGCGCCAAGGAGTCGGCGCTCGGCCGCCGCAAGCTGATCCGCAACACCATGCTCGGCGCGCTCACGCTGGTGCCGCTCTCCGGCGTCGTGCTGCTGCGCGACCTCGGCCCGCTGCCCGGCACCAAGCTCCGCCACACCCTGTGGTCCAAGGGCAAGCTGCTCGTCAACATGAACACGGACGAGCCGCTGCGTCCCTCGGACGTCGCGGTCGGTTCGCTGACCTTCGCCAAGCCCGAGGGCCTGGAGGAGCACGACCACGATTTCCAGAACGAGATCGCCAAGGCCGCCCTGATGATCGTCCGGATCCAGCCGGAGAACATCAAGGACAAGCGCGAGCTCGAGTGGTCGCACGAGGGCATCGTCGCGTACTCGAAGATCTGCACCCACGTCGGTTGCCCGATCTCCCTGTACGAGCAGCAGACGCACCACGTGCTCTGCCCCTGCCACCAGTCCACCTTCGACCTCTCCGACGGTGCCCGAGTGATCTTCGGTCCCGCCGGTCACGCCCTGCCGCAGCTCCGCATCGGCGTGAACGACGAGGGCTATCTTGAGGCGCTCGGCGACTTCGACGAGCCCGTCGGCCCTGCTTTCTGGGAGCGCGGATGA
- the qcrB gene encoding cytochrome bc1 complex cytochrome b subunit, whose translation MSTAQTRRKAPAGERVADWADGRLGIYSLAKANMRKIFPDHWSFMLGEICLYSFIIIILTGVYLTLFFHPSMNEVEYHGSYVPLQGQLMSEAFASTLDISFDVRGGLLIRQIHHWAAIIFLAGMFVHMMRVFFTGAFRKPREINWMFGFLLFVLGMFTGFTGYSLPDDLLSGTGVRFTQGAILSVPIVGTYISMFLFGGEFPGTDFVARFYSIHILLLPGIMLGLVVGHLILVFYHKHTQFAGPGRTNKNVVGMPLLPVYMAKAGGFFFLVFGVIAALAGIATINPIWVLGPYRPDQVSTGAQPDWYMGFAEGLIRAMPGWEVNFWGHTLVLGVFIPLVLFGVFLGIIALYPFIESWVTGDKREHHILDRPRNAPTRTGVGVAWITGYIIMLIGGGNDIVATHFHLSINAVTWFVRIGFFVGPVLAFIVTKRICLGLQRRDKDKVLHGRESGIIKRLPHGEFIEVHEPLSQEQMYTLTAHEQYQPAEIGATTDENGVERKVKGSEKLRAKLSESYFGEGAQIPKPTPEEYREITSGHGHH comes from the coding sequence ATGAGCACTGCACAGACACGCCGCAAGGCACCCGCGGGTGAGCGGGTCGCCGACTGGGCCGACGGCCGCCTCGGGATCTACTCCCTGGCCAAGGCCAACATGCGCAAGATCTTCCCGGACCACTGGTCCTTCATGCTGGGTGAGATCTGCCTCTACAGCTTCATCATCATCATCCTCACGGGTGTGTATCTGACGCTGTTCTTCCACCCGTCGATGAACGAGGTGGAGTACCACGGCAGTTACGTCCCGCTCCAGGGGCAGCTGATGTCGGAGGCGTTCGCCTCCACCCTGGACATCAGCTTCGACGTCCGCGGCGGTCTGCTGATCCGGCAGATCCACCACTGGGCGGCGATCATCTTCCTCGCCGGCATGTTCGTGCACATGATGCGCGTCTTCTTCACCGGCGCGTTCCGCAAGCCGCGCGAGATCAACTGGATGTTCGGCTTCCTGCTGTTCGTCCTCGGCATGTTCACCGGCTTCACCGGCTACTCGCTCCCGGACGACCTGCTCTCCGGCACCGGTGTCCGCTTCACGCAGGGCGCGATCCTGTCCGTGCCGATCGTGGGCACGTACATCTCGATGTTCCTGTTCGGCGGGGAGTTCCCGGGCACCGACTTCGTCGCCCGGTTCTACTCGATCCACATCCTGCTGCTGCCGGGCATCATGCTCGGGCTCGTGGTCGGCCACCTGATCCTGGTCTTCTACCACAAGCACACCCAGTTCGCGGGTCCCGGACGGACCAACAAGAACGTCGTCGGCATGCCGCTGCTGCCGGTCTACATGGCCAAGGCCGGAGGCTTCTTCTTCCTGGTCTTCGGTGTCATCGCGGCCCTCGCCGGCATCGCGACGATCAACCCGATCTGGGTCCTGGGCCCCTACCGTCCCGACCAGGTGTCGACCGGTGCCCAGCCCGACTGGTACATGGGCTTCGCCGAGGGTCTGATCCGCGCGATGCCTGGCTGGGAGGTCAACTTCTGGGGCCACACACTGGTCCTGGGCGTGTTCATCCCGCTGGTGCTCTTCGGTGTCTTCCTCGGGATCATCGCCCTCTACCCGTTCATCGAGTCGTGGGTCACCGGGGACAAGCGCGAGCACCACATCCTGGACCGGCCGCGCAACGCCCCGACCCGTACCGGTGTGGGTGTCGCCTGGATCACCGGCTACATCATCATGCTGATCGGCGGTGGCAACGACATCGTCGCCACGCACTTCCATCTGTCGATCAACGCGGTCACCTGGTTCGTCCGGATCGGGTTCTTCGTCGGACCGGTCCTCGCGTTCATCGTCACCAAGCGCATCTGCCTCGGCCTGCAGCGCCGGGACAAGGACAAGGTGCTGCACGGCCGTGAGTCGGGCATCATCAAGCGCCTGCCGCACGGTGAGTTCATCGAGGTGCACGAGCCGCTCAGCCAGGAGCAGATGTACACGCTCACCGCGCACGAGCAGTACCAGCCGGCCGAGATCGGTGCGACGACCGACGAGAACGGTGTCGAGCGCAAGGTGAAGGGCTCCGAGAAGCTGCGCGCCAAGCTCAGCGAGTCCTACTTCGGCGAGGGGGCCCAGATCCCCAAGCCCACCCCCGAGGAGTACCGGGAGATCACGAGCGGCCACGGCCACCACTGA
- the trpD gene encoding anthranilate phosphoribosyltransferase, translating to MSAVTPAGGDTAAGRSWPALLNGLLDGRHLSADDTAWAMDRIMRGEATEAQIAGFVVALRAKGETVEEINGLVRTMYAHANVIEVPGATVDIVGTGGDGAKTVNISTMSSIVVAGTGAKVVKHGNRAASSASGASDVLEKLGVNLELPLHRVAEVAEEAGITFCFAVKFHPALRHAGAARGQLGIRTVFNALGPLTNPARVRSQAVGVADPRMAPIVAGVFAERGNSSLVFRGDDGLDELTTTATSRVWIVRDGKVTEEPFDPRDVGLELVPVEALRGADASYNAEVARRLLEGETGPVRDAVLLNSAAALVALEPTAAPLADQVRAGMAKAAESIDSGAAKRTLERWVAASNA from the coding sequence ATGAGCGCTGTGACCCCCGCTGGAGGCGACACCGCGGCGGGCCGCTCCTGGCCCGCCCTGCTGAACGGCCTGCTGGACGGCAGGCACCTGAGCGCGGACGACACCGCCTGGGCGATGGACCGGATCATGCGCGGCGAGGCGACCGAGGCGCAGATCGCGGGCTTCGTGGTGGCCCTGCGGGCCAAGGGCGAGACCGTCGAGGAGATCAACGGCCTCGTCCGGACGATGTACGCGCACGCCAATGTGATCGAGGTGCCCGGGGCGACGGTCGACATCGTCGGCACCGGCGGTGACGGCGCCAAGACGGTCAACATCTCCACGATGTCCTCGATCGTCGTCGCCGGCACGGGCGCGAAGGTCGTCAAGCACGGCAACCGCGCCGCGTCCTCGGCGTCCGGGGCCTCCGACGTGCTGGAGAAGCTCGGCGTCAATCTGGAGCTGCCCCTGCACCGGGTCGCGGAGGTCGCCGAGGAGGCCGGGATCACCTTCTGTTTCGCGGTGAAGTTCCACCCGGCCCTGCGCCACGCGGGCGCGGCCCGCGGCCAGCTCGGCATCCGTACGGTGTTCAACGCGCTCGGCCCGCTGACCAACCCGGCCCGGGTGCGTTCCCAGGCCGTCGGTGTGGCGGACCCGCGCATGGCACCGATCGTCGCGGGCGTCTTCGCCGAGCGCGGCAACTCGTCCCTGGTCTTCCGGGGCGACGACGGCCTGGACGAACTGACCACCACCGCCACCTCCCGGGTGTGGATCGTCCGCGACGGCAAGGTCACCGAGGAGCCCTTCGACCCGCGCGACGTGGGCCTCGAACTGGTCCCCGTGGAGGCCCTGCGCGGCGCGGACGCCTCCTACAACGCCGAGGTCGCCCGCCGTCTGCTGGAGGGCGAGACCGGCCCGGTCCGCGACGCGGTCCTGCTGAACTCGGCGGCCGCGCTGGTGGCCCTGGAGCCGACGGCGGCACCGCTGGCCGACCAGGTCCGTGCCGGGATGGCGAAGGCCGCGGAGTCGATCGACTCAGGGGCCGCGAAGCGGACTCTGGAGCGCTGGGTGGCCGCGAGCAACGCCTAG
- a CDS encoding aminotransferase class V-fold PLP-dependent enzyme, whose translation MSVSTAAADRSVCASLPVLGRDVTVPLVTGGEVTYAALDYAASAPALQRVWDDVAAYAPYYGSVHRGAGYLSQLSTDLFENARRTVADFLGCRDGDQVVFTRSTTDSLNLLAAALPADCQVFVFETEHHASLLPWRNARVTYLDAPSSPRQAVETLERALADREPYGPALVCVTGASNVTGELWPVRELAAAAHAHGARIVLDAAQLAPHHPVSVRDLDVDWVAFSGHKLYAPFGSGVLAGRSDWLREADPYLAGGGASRKVARRTDGGVDVEWHESAARHEAGSPNVIGAYAIASACAALTEAGFDNLVARERYLIEKVRTGLAEVPEVRILSLFGDDAPRVGVLSFVVEGWNSSHFAAALSAEYGIGVRDGLFCAHPLLRTLLGSDPQTQGECGAPEAAPGEKSLNAIRVSFGAGTPDEHVDRFVSAVKELVQDGARWNYRTEDGRCVPDTSA comes from the coding sequence ATGTCTGTCTCCACCGCTGCCGCCGACCGGTCCGTTTGTGCCTCGCTGCCCGTTCTCGGCCGGGATGTCACCGTGCCGCTCGTGACCGGCGGCGAGGTCACCTACGCCGCGCTCGACTACGCCGCCAGCGCCCCGGCGCTCCAGCGCGTCTGGGACGACGTCGCCGCCTACGCGCCGTACTACGGCAGCGTCCACCGCGGTGCCGGGTACCTGTCCCAGCTCTCGACCGACCTCTTCGAGAACGCCCGGCGGACCGTCGCGGACTTCCTCGGCTGCCGGGACGGCGACCAGGTGGTGTTCACCCGGTCCACCACCGACTCCCTGAACCTCCTAGCCGCCGCCCTCCCGGCCGACTGCCAGGTCTTCGTCTTCGAGACCGAGCACCACGCCTCCCTGCTGCCCTGGCGGAACGCGCGCGTCACCTACCTCGACGCCCCGAGCAGCCCGCGCCAGGCCGTCGAGACCCTGGAGCGCGCCCTCGCCGACCGCGAGCCCTACGGCCCGGCCCTCGTCTGCGTCACCGGCGCCTCGAACGTCACCGGCGAGCTGTGGCCCGTACGGGAGCTCGCGGCGGCCGCGCACGCCCATGGCGCGCGGATCGTGCTGGACGCCGCCCAGCTCGCCCCGCACCACCCGGTGTCCGTCCGGGACCTCGACGTCGACTGGGTCGCCTTCTCCGGGCACAAGCTGTACGCGCCCTTCGGCTCCGGTGTCCTGGCCGGCCGGTCCGACTGGCTGCGCGAGGCGGACCCCTACCTCGCGGGCGGCGGTGCCTCGCGCAAGGTCGCGCGGCGTACGGACGGCGGCGTCGACGTGGAGTGGCACGAGAGCGCCGCCCGGCACGAGGCCGGCTCCCCGAACGTCATCGGCGCCTACGCCATCGCCTCCGCCTGCGCGGCGCTCACCGAGGCCGGGTTCGACAACCTGGTCGCGCGCGAGCGGTACCTGATCGAGAAGGTGCGTACGGGCCTCGCCGAGGTGCCGGAGGTCCGGATCCTCTCCCTCTTCGGGGACGACGCCCCGCGCGTCGGTGTCCTCTCCTTCGTCGTCGAGGGCTGGAACAGCTCCCACTTCGCCGCCGCCCTCTCCGCCGAGTACGGCATCGGGGTGCGCGACGGGCTGTTCTGCGCCCACCCCCTCCTGCGGACCCTGCTGGGCAGCGACCCGCAGACCCAGGGCGAGTGCGGCGCCCCGGAGGCGGCTCCCGGCGAGAAGTCCCTCAACGCCATCCGCGTGAGCTTCGGCGCGGGCACGCCCGACGAGCACGTCGACCGGTTCGTGAGCGCCGTCAAGGAGCTGGTCCAGGACGGCGCGCGGTGGAACTACCGCACGGAGGACGGCCGTTGCGTCCCGGACACCTCCGCCTGA
- a CDS encoding glycerate kinase codes for MLTRVVVAPSGFKESLSAEAAADAIAAGVRRVLPDAEIDLVPLVDGGEGTALALAAATGGRLVTVPATGPVGDTIGAHFALLGSGDTAVVEMAAVAGLSLVPRDLRDPGATTTYGVGELIRSALDLGVRRILVGCGDSGTSDGGAGALQALGARLLDEEGRELPHGGAALARLHRIDPRGLDSRLAEVELLVACNPYNVLCGERGVARVFGPQKGATPVQVEELSAGLENWAFVLTRDVAVPDTDLRSGPGTGASGGLGAGLAALGARLLPRFDVLLNHLDLDARLARADLVVTAEGALDHQTPRGKVPAEVARRAKLHGRPVLALAGTLGEGAHEVPGVDACSGILPAPMALAEALIRASELLTDATERALRMIVLGARLPAQAEVSGTQRPSSVR; via the coding sequence ATGCTGACCCGTGTCGTCGTAGCCCCCAGTGGCTTCAAGGAGTCACTGTCCGCGGAGGCGGCGGCCGACGCCATCGCCGCGGGCGTCCGCCGTGTCCTGCCCGACGCCGAGATCGACCTGGTTCCGCTGGTCGACGGCGGCGAGGGCACGGCCCTCGCCCTGGCCGCGGCGACCGGCGGCCGGCTCGTCACCGTGCCCGCCACCGGCCCCGTCGGGGACACCATCGGCGCCCATTTCGCCCTGCTGGGCTCCGGGGACACGGCGGTGGTGGAGATGGCGGCGGTCGCGGGCCTCTCCCTCGTCCCGCGCGACCTGCGCGACCCGGGCGCCACCACCACCTACGGCGTGGGCGAGCTGATCCGCTCCGCGCTCGACCTGGGCGTCCGGCGGATCCTCGTCGGCTGCGGCGACTCGGGCACCTCGGACGGCGGCGCGGGCGCGCTCCAAGCGCTCGGGGCCCGGCTCCTGGACGAGGAGGGCCGGGAACTGCCGCATGGTGGAGCCGCGTTGGCGCGTCTGCACCGCATCGATCCGCGGGGCCTGGACTCCCGGCTGGCGGAGGTGGAGCTGCTCGTCGCCTGCAACCCCTACAACGTGCTGTGCGGCGAGCGGGGCGTCGCCCGGGTCTTCGGCCCGCAGAAGGGCGCGACGCCGGTTCAGGTCGAGGAGCTGTCGGCCGGCCTGGAGAACTGGGCGTTCGTCCTCACCCGCGATGTCGCCGTCCCGGACACCGATCTCCGCTCCGGTCCCGGCACGGGGGCCTCCGGCGGTCTGGGCGCCGGTCTCGCCGCCCTGGGCGCGCGTCTCCTCCCCCGTTTCGACGTGCTGCTGAACCATCTCGACCTGGACGCCCGGCTGGCCCGCGCCGACCTGGTCGTCACCGCCGAGGGCGCCCTGGACCACCAGACACCGCGCGGCAAGGTCCCGGCCGAGGTGGCCCGCCGGGCCAAGCTCCACGGCCGCCCGGTCCTGGCCCTCGCGGGCACCCTCGGCGAGGGCGCGCACGAGGTGCCGGGCGTGGACGCGTGCAGCGGCATCCTGCCGGCGCCGATGGCCCTGGCGGAGGCCCTGATCCGGGCCTCCGAACTCCTCACGGACGCGACCGAACGCGCCCTGCGGATGATCGTCCTGGGCGCCCGGCTACCGGCTCAGGCGGAGGTGTCCGGGACGCAACGGCCGTCCTCCGTGCGGTAG
- a CDS encoding SLC13 family permease codes for MTLNLRSTIALCVALSLCALLAIPVNFPGLGGDARFTLGVFVLATCAWIGTSIDDTYIALGAGLALTVTGVISSDTLFGTLGDDTVWLLICAFVLAAAVSRTGLAGRAAVFLVSGARTVRQLVHLTTAALVVTAFAVPATSGRAALALPVFLALAKVLADRKRLVVMLALLFPTVILLSAVATLIGAGAHLITVSVLWETTGQHIGFTQWLLLGLPLAVASSHLAAELVLLTTTRRADRRGPVSIAPEQIQQHSEQPVTGPWSQAEKLCALLLATVVLLWCAEPLHRVPPALVALIGAVIASSPALGTVRLKDALKTVPWSLLLFMAATMAMGVALADSGAAKWLVSGLPTGESPVLFLAIVIAVSTAAHLVLQSRSARSSVLVPLVVAAAIGVGVNPVAAALASTAAAGFCHTLPASAKPVTLFAQVPGTPTYTPRDLLRLSAFLAPLTAALVLLFAVAVWPLLGVSVTR; via the coding sequence GTGACCCTGAATCTGCGCTCCACCATCGCCTTGTGCGTGGCGCTGTCGTTGTGTGCGCTGCTCGCGATACCCGTGAACTTCCCGGGACTCGGCGGTGACGCCCGATTCACGCTGGGCGTGTTCGTGCTGGCGACCTGTGCGTGGATCGGGACGTCGATCGACGACACCTATATCGCGCTGGGTGCCGGGCTCGCGCTCACGGTGACCGGGGTGATCAGCAGTGACACCCTGTTCGGCACGCTCGGGGACGACACGGTGTGGCTGCTGATCTGCGCGTTCGTGCTGGCGGCGGCGGTGAGTCGGACCGGGCTCGCGGGCCGGGCGGCGGTGTTCCTGGTCAGTGGGGCACGCACCGTACGGCAGCTGGTGCACCTGACGACGGCCGCGCTGGTCGTCACGGCGTTCGCGGTGCCCGCCACCTCCGGCCGGGCCGCGCTCGCGCTGCCGGTGTTCCTGGCCCTCGCGAAGGTTCTCGCCGACCGGAAGCGACTGGTGGTGATGCTGGCGTTGCTGTTCCCGACCGTGATCCTTCTGTCGGCGGTGGCAACACTGATCGGTGCGGGCGCGCATCTGATCACCGTGTCGGTGCTGTGGGAGACGACCGGGCAGCACATCGGCTTCACTCAGTGGCTGCTGCTGGGGCTGCCGCTGGCCGTGGCCTCGTCCCATCTGGCCGCCGAGCTGGTGCTGCTGACGACGACCCGGCGGGCGGATCGCCGGGGCCCGGTCAGCATCGCCCCGGAGCAGATCCAGCAGCACAGCGAGCAGCCGGTGACCGGCCCCTGGAGCCAGGCCGAGAAGCTCTGCGCCCTGCTCCTGGCCACGGTGGTGCTGCTGTGGTGCGCTGAGCCGCTGCACCGGGTGCCACCCGCCCTGGTCGCGCTGATCGGCGCCGTCATCGCCTCCTCCCCCGCGCTCGGCACCGTCCGTCTGAAGGACGCCCTGAAGACCGTCCCCTGGTCGCTGCTGCTGTTCATGGCGGCGACGATGGCGATGGGCGTCGCGCTCGCCGACTCGGGGGCGGCGAAGTGGCTGGTCTCGGGGCTGCCCACGGGTGAATCGCCGGTGCTGTTCCTCGCGATCGTGATCGCCGTCAGTACGGCGGCCCATCTGGTCCTGCAGTCCCGTTCGGCCCGTTCGTCGGTGCTGGTCCCGCTGGTGGTGGCCGCCGCGATCGGCGTCGGGGTCAACCCGGTCGCCGCCGCGCTCGCCTCCACGGCCGCCGCCGGCTTCTGCCACACCCTGCCCGCCTCGGCCAAGCCGGTGACGCTCTTCGCGCAGGTCCCCGGCACCCCCACCTACACCCCGCGTGACCTGCTGCGGCTGTCCGCGTTCCTGGCGCCGCTGACCGCCGCCCTCGTCCTGCTCTTCGCCGTCGCGGTGTGGCCGCTGCTCGGCGTGTCCGTCACCCGTTGA
- a CDS encoding response regulator transcription factor, producing the protein MNRILIVEDEERIASFVEKGLRSNGFTTTVVTDGDAGYEYALTGGFDLVVLDIGLPGRDGFTILRELREARVSVPVIVLTARDSVRDTVAGLEGGADDWMTKPFRFEELLARVRLRLRTAARAPEVTVLRSGSLSLDLRTRRARSGERTVDLTAREFVLLELFLRHPGQVLSREQILSHVWGYDFDPGSNIVDVYVRTLRKKLGAERVETVRGMGYRVP; encoded by the coding sequence GTGAACCGCATCCTCATCGTCGAGGACGAGGAGCGCATCGCCTCCTTCGTGGAGAAGGGCCTGCGCTCCAACGGCTTCACCACGACCGTCGTCACCGACGGCGACGCGGGGTACGAGTACGCCCTGACCGGCGGCTTCGACCTCGTCGTCCTGGACATCGGGCTGCCCGGCCGGGACGGCTTCACCATCCTGCGCGAGTTGCGGGAGGCGCGGGTGTCGGTGCCGGTGATCGTGCTGACCGCGCGGGACTCCGTACGGGACACGGTGGCCGGCCTGGAGGGCGGCGCCGACGACTGGATGACCAAGCCGTTCCGCTTCGAGGAGTTGCTCGCCCGGGTGCGGCTGAGGCTCCGTACGGCGGCGCGGGCGCCGGAGGTGACGGTGCTTCGGTCGGGCTCCCTGAGCCTCGATCTCCGTACCAGGCGTGCGCGGTCCGGGGAGCGGACGGTTGATCTGACGGCGCGTGAGTTCGTGCTGCTGGAGCTGTTCCTGCGGCATCCCGGGCAGGTGCTGTCGCGGGAGCAGATCCTGTCGCATGTGTGGGGGTACGACTTCGATCCGGGATCCAACATCGTGGATGTGTATGTGCGGACGCTGCGGAAGAAGTTGGGGGCGGAGCGGGTGGAGACGGTGCGGGGGATGGGGTATCGGGTGCCGTAG
- a CDS encoding sensor histidine kinase, with the protein MTTTAARATGTTDPATTDPAPTTDPGRRRVSARVRILLWLLLVMAVALASVAMTTRSFLLRDVDNRINRLLTQETGEFANFEERGGDPQTGRPFTDANRLLTVFLERQYPDADEELIGLVGRAGGDPRQIRQRHDLPVALPLHRDPAAKRAVFDSPESSGVLRRPEGEIRWAKVTVAQQGRAPEAAFVVAFHPEREQARVNDMFRILLVISGVALLLTVGIAWAVAGRILKPVRVVRSAAAQLTEQGLTRRIPVHGNDDIAALAVTFNGMLDRLERAFAAQREFVDDAGHELRTPITIVRGHLELMGDDPAEREETVRLVTDELDRMSRIVEDLLLLAKAERPDFVTPEPVQVAELTADVYVKARTLGERDWQLDGVADLEAELDPQRITQAMVQLAQNAVQHTTTGQTIRIGSRTEGPDLELFVADTGPGVQPQDAEVIFERFRRGTARRGTRGSGAGLGLSIVKAIAEGHRGRVRLYDPPGGGAGFALVLHHAPRAPEGDPS; encoded by the coding sequence ATGACGACGACAGCGGCCAGGGCAACGGGGACGACGGACCCGGCGACGACGGACCCGGCTCCGACAACTGACCCCGGCCGGCGGCGGGTCTCCGCCCGGGTCCGCATCCTGCTCTGGCTGCTGCTGGTGATGGCGGTGGCGCTCGCCTCGGTCGCCATGACCACCCGCTCCTTCCTGCTGCGGGACGTCGACAACCGGATCAACCGCCTGCTCACCCAGGAGACCGGCGAGTTCGCCAACTTCGAGGAACGGGGCGGGGATCCGCAGACAGGCCGCCCGTTCACCGACGCGAACCGCCTGCTGACGGTGTTCCTGGAACGGCAGTACCCCGACGCGGACGAGGAGCTGATCGGCCTGGTCGGCCGGGCGGGCGGCGACCCCCGGCAGATCCGCCAGCGGCACGACCTGCCCGTCGCCCTGCCCCTGCACCGGGATCCCGCCGCCAAGCGCGCCGTCTTCGACTCGCCCGAGTCCTCCGGGGTGCTCCGGCGTCCCGAGGGCGAGATCCGCTGGGCGAAGGTCACGGTGGCCCAGCAGGGCCGGGCGCCGGAGGCCGCGTTCGTCGTCGCCTTCCACCCGGAACGCGAACAGGCCCGGGTGAACGACATGTTCCGCATACTGCTCGTCATCTCCGGGGTCGCCCTGCTGCTGACCGTCGGCATCGCCTGGGCGGTCGCCGGGCGGATCCTCAAACCGGTGCGGGTGGTGCGCAGCGCGGCGGCGCAGCTCACCGAGCAGGGGCTCACCCGGCGGATCCCGGTGCACGGCAACGACGACATAGCGGCCCTCGCCGTCACCTTCAACGGCATGCTCGACCGGCTGGAGCGGGCCTTCGCCGCGCAGCGCGAGTTCGTCGACGACGCGGGGCACGAACTGCGGACCCCCATCACCATCGTGCGCGGCCATCTGGAGCTGATGGGCGACGACCCTGCCGAACGCGAGGAGACCGTCCGGCTCGTCACCGACGAGCTGGACCGGATGAGCCGCATCGTCGAGGACCTGCTGCTCCTCGCCAAGGCGGAGCGCCCCGACTTCGTCACCCCCGAGCCGGTCCAGGTCGCCGAACTCACCGCCGATGTCTACGTCAAGGCCCGCACCCTGGGCGAACGCGACTGGCAGCTCGACGGGGTCGCCGACCTGGAGGCCGAGCTGGATCCGCAGCGGATCACCCAGGCCATGGTGCAGCTCGCCCAGAACGCCGTGCAGCACACCACCACCGGCCAGACCATCCGCATCGGCTCCCGCACCGAGGGCCCGGACCTGGAGCTGTTCGTGGCCGACACCGGCCCCGGGGTGCAGCCCCAGGACGCCGAGGTCATCTTCGAACGCTTCCGGCGCGGCACGGCCCGCCGCGGCACCCGGGGCTCCGGCGCGGGCCTCGGGCTGTCCATCGTCAAGGCCATCGCCGAGGGCCACCGGGGGCGGGTACGGCTCTACGACCCGCCCGGTGGCGGCGCCGGCTTCGCCCTCGTCCTGCACCACGCACCCCGGGCACCGGAAGGGGACCCCTCGTGA